One Acidimicrobiales bacterium genomic window carries:
- a CDS encoding YlcI/YnfO family protein: protein MPRGKPSPKLAITVDPDVHEGVLAAAAEEGVSVSAWMTTAARRALLVRDGLAAVSEWEEEHGPLSDEEMAQARQRVTEQVRRARSRSRRTP from the coding sequence ATGCCCAGGGGGAAGCCATCGCCGAAGCTTGCGATCACCGTGGACCCTGACGTCCACGAAGGCGTACTGGCCGCCGCTGCCGAGGAGGGAGTCAGCGTCTCGGCCTGGATGACCACCGCCGCTCGGCGTGCGTTGCTCGTTCGCGACGGCTTGGCGGCCGTGTCGGAGTGGGAGGAGGAACACGGCCCCCTGAGCGACGAGGAGATGGCGCAGGCCCGTCAGCGGGTGACCGAACAGGTCCGGCGCGCACGCTCACGGTCCCGTCGCACGCC
- a CDS encoding HAMP domain-containing sensor histidine kinase encodes MSVRLKLTLTYAGFLMLAGVLLLAAVWLFLLRYVPEQALLNNPDNHLPGPFPVRSNLLHAFAPKAAAVLAVLLLVGLLGGWLLAGRMLAPVTRITEAARMAANGSLSHRIELPGRRDEFRGLADAFDTMLARLEAHDSEQQRFAANASHELRTPLSIMQTLLEAGRADPDRDTADLLDRLHAVNRRAIDLTEALLLLSRTDRRAFAREPVELSLVAEEATETLLALAEGRGLTIRTSADETPTLGSHALLLQLTTNLVHNAIVHNLPERGTVWVSTSGDSRSAALTVESTGETLTPQFVSTLVEPFLRGTERIRADHAGAGLGLAIVDSITRAHDGTLTLAPRAGGGLFVMVQLPAKPPSA; translated from the coding sequence TTGAGCGTTCGCCTCAAGCTCACCCTCACCTACGCCGGCTTCCTCATGCTCGCCGGTGTCCTGCTGCTCGCCGCCGTGTGGCTGTTCCTCCTGCGATACGTCCCCGAGCAAGCGCTCCTCAACAACCCCGACAACCACCTTCCGGGCCCCTTCCCCGTCCGGTCCAACCTCTTGCACGCCTTCGCCCCAAAGGCAGCCGCAGTTCTGGCTGTCCTTCTCCTGGTCGGCCTGCTGGGAGGTTGGCTTCTCGCCGGCCGGATGCTCGCCCCCGTGACTCGCATCACGGAGGCCGCCCGCATGGCCGCCAACGGATCGCTCTCCCACCGCATCGAACTTCCTGGCCGCAGAGACGAGTTCCGCGGCCTCGCCGACGCCTTCGACACCATGCTCGCCCGCCTCGAAGCCCACGACAGCGAACAGCAGCGATTCGCAGCCAACGCCTCCCACGAGCTGCGCACCCCGCTGTCCATCATGCAGACCCTGCTCGAAGCAGGCCGCGCCGATCCTGACCGCGACACGGCTGACCTGCTCGACCGGCTTCACGCCGTCAACAGACGCGCCATCGACCTCACCGAGGCGTTGCTTCTGCTCAGCCGCACCGACAGGCGGGCCTTCGCCCGAGAACCCGTCGAGCTGTCGCTCGTCGCAGAGGAAGCCACCGAGACGCTCCTCGCACTCGCCGAAGGGCGTGGGCTCACCATCAGGACCTCGGCCGACGAGACCCCCACTTTGGGTTCTCACGCGCTGCTGCTCCAACTGACGACGAACCTCGTGCACAACGCGATCGTCCACAACTTGCCCGAACGCGGCACGGTGTGGGTCTCGACCAGCGGTGACTCCAGGTCCGCCGCGCTCACGGTCGAGAGCACCGGCGAGACCCTCACCCCGCAGTTCGTATCCACTCTCGTCGAGCCGTTTCTTCGCGGCACCGAACGGATACGCGCCGACCATGCAGGTGCCGGCCTCGGCCTGGCAATCGTCGACAGCATCACTCGGGCGCACGACGGAACGCTCACCCTCGCCCCCCGGGCGGGCGGGGGGCTCTTCGTCATGGTGCAACTTCCCGCCAAGCCACCGTCCGCTTGA